In Oncorhynchus nerka isolate Pitt River linkage group LG21, Oner_Uvic_2.0, whole genome shotgun sequence, the genomic window gtatgcaccctttcagtttgtttaccaactctgaagtagtagaagaagaaaactgactacttcaaaatggagatggcctcaatggcgctgcccatgctctcATAGACACCATAATGGGACAGATACAATGTTGCATGAATGCTACTTCAGTTCACATAAACAGTAGAGTGTATATGGCCTGTAAATGCAGGAAATGGGGAGGTGTTGATCGTGTTCTCTTACCCGTCAGTGCTGTCCTCCTGGGTGAGTTTTCTCTCCACAGCCTGCAGTGCTGCCTCCAGAGAGGTGCTGGTCTGCTCCAGCCTCTGCTGCTGCACCACCTCTAACCCCGGGCCAGACTCTACCCCTGGGCCTGGGCCGACCACACAGACCTGGGGCTTGCCTGTCTGGGCTGCCTGGCACTGAGGCCCTGGGGCTGGGGGACACCGACTGGGTGTGGGTGATGGTGGGGCTGAGAAGGCaagactctgtaccacattgacagTCATAGTGGGCGGCACTATGGCTGTTGGACAGGAAGCAAAAGCAGAAACTCAGAATTGATGATAAAAACAGAAAGACATAATAATGAGCTTCCACGTGTAATAAGTTACCTGTAGCAGCAGCCAGACTGTGTCGGGACGGTTTTGGGGCTGTGACGGGGGGTCCGTGGGAGCTGTGAGGCTTGGGGGAGACTGGGGGTTTGAGGGGTGTGCCTGTCACTGCTAGGTTCTCCAGCCCCTCCAGACTGGCCTCACTGATCCTCAGACTGACCAGACTCACCTCTTCACAGCTTTGGAACTGGGGCCTGCTGCCTGGACTGGAGTCTGACCCTATCTGGCCCTCACTGTCACTGGTGGGAGAGCTGCCAGCATGGTCTTTAGGCTTGTATCTCCGCTTCACAGTGTCTGACTCCTTCAGGTTAAACTCAGGCACCTCCAGGGCTGTCTTGGTGGGCCCGTTCTTGTCTGCCGGGATCTCCACAGTGCTCTCGGCCCTGGGCGGCCCTCCCACCTTGGGCCTCTGCTTGATGGTGAGGTTGCCCTCCTCGGCGAAGGGGATACACTCGCTGGAGCTATTGTGAGGGGATGAGGAGCCATCCAAACCCGGTGTCTTAGGTTCCTCATCCTCAGAGTCTGACTTCACCCCTCGCTCTGGGTCTGGGTAATGGTCTTGGATGTCGGTCTGGGCTGGAACACATTCGCTCTgcaccctcctcctcatccctgcAGAGGCCTCTCTGGGCTCCAGTCCTGAGGGGTtgaggctggggaggggaggctcTGGTTGGAGGAGGTCCAACCTGGGCCTGGACAGGCTCTTCCCCTCAGTGGAGGCCTCCAAACAGGCTGCGATGCTCCTCACGCTCCctgggctgtctgtctccacccCCCCAGGAGAGGGCGCCATATTCTCAGTGGACCCAACGCTGAGGCTGCTGCTCACCGAGCTCAGTCTCTTGGGTGGGGCTGGAGGGGGACCCTTTTTACGAGCGCGCACGGCAAAGGACTGGCTACGTCCCACAGTGCCGTACTTTACGGGTGTGATCTGCATGCCTGCCAGCTGGCTGCGTCCGGGCCGGCGGGTCAGGGTGGCGTAGGACTCTAGGGTGCTAGAGGGCGGAGCCAAGTCGTCATCCTCTTCGTCTGGTTCGCCGTCTGACAGGGCATAGCGTgtcaggctctggctgcgcttcTTAGGCGGGGCCAGGGTCATGGCGTGGTAGGTGTGTGCCAAGGGCTTGGTGGGCGAGCCGTGGCCCAGGTCGGTGCTGCCACAGTGGGAGTGGAGGTAGCTGAAGCCCCTCTGGGCCGGGGAGCCCTGGGGAGAGGAGCCTAGGGAGTGAGACCCAGGGCCTTTAGGCTTGGCTGGGATGGCTGGGTACTGGAACACGGTGGCTGCCCCCAGGGGGACCTGCTTGGGAAGCTGCTGCTGTAGTATGGACCTCTGGTCCCAGCCTTCTGGAATGTTCCTCTCCTTGGCAGGGCTGCTGTCAGCACTGAGGCTGGTGGAGGTGCTGCTGCTGCCTAAGCTCTCCTGTGAGAGGCTGTGGGGAGTGATGGAGGCTGTGGGGGGGTCCTGGGAGCGCCCTGAGCCCCTGGACCGGGCGTCGATGCTCTCTTGGCTCCGAGACATGCCCACAGCACTCTTAAAGGCCAGGCCCTCCTGGTAGTGGCTGGACATGGCTGTCTGCAGCTCAGCACTCAGCTCACTGTCCTGGAAGGTCAGCATCTTGGGGGTGTGGGGCGAGGGGCAGTCGGAGGCGCTGTCAGGGGGCTCGATGGTGACCAGGTGAAGGGCTCCAGGGGGCTTGCGGCGCAACGTGCCCTGGCCAGATTCTGCAGCCAGGATGGCCCTCTGGATGTCACACAGCTTCTTCACGGCCAGCATCATCTTCTTCTGGTGGCCCAGCTTGGTGATGCCTATCTCCTGCAGGTCCTCCCAGGTCAGGTCCCGTACGATGCTGATGGAGTCATAGCCGTTCTCTGACAGCTTCCTTTGGTACTGAGGCAGGCCTATGGTACTCAGCCACTCCCCCAGGTCTGCCTGGAGTAGGAGAAGAGTCACAGTCAGACCTACACAGTTGAAACCTTTATGAAACTAATGTAAAACCTGacttgcagacagacagacagacacaggcatcAGTAAGACCTTACCGGGATGTATTCAGGCAGCCACTCAGGGATGCTGAGGTTTCCTATCTCGATTGAGATCTTCTTGCGGTGGCCTGGCTTGGTGACGCCGATGGCCGTCAGGTCCTCTGGGGTCATCCTGCTGATGGTGGGGACGTCGTAGCCGGCCGTGATGAAGTTCCCAGTGTACTGCTCCAACTGGAAGTCACTCAGCCACTGGTAGATGGCCTCTGCATCCTACACCAGAGGGGAGGGGTTGAGTTTCACATTAACATCAACTACTGGCCTATTCACTGTCCTCCTGTCTTTTAATAGATACATGTATTTCACTGTGGCATACAGAGTACACAGAAAATACAATCATGAGTTGTAATGTGTGGCAAACATGGACAATATcctgtcctgtgtctgttgtgttctgtcctgtgtctgtcctgtcctgtcctgtgcctggcctgtgtctgtcctgtcctgtcctgtgtctgtTCTGTCCTGTGTCTGTCCTGTTGTGCCTGGCCTGTGTCTGTcctgtgtctgtcctgtcctgtgtctgttctgtcctgtcctgtgtctgtcctgtcctgtgtctgtcctgtcctgtgtctgtcctgtcctgtcctgtgtctgtcctgtgtctgttctgtcctgtcctgtgtctgtcctgtcctgtgtctgtcctgtcctgtgtctgtcctgtcctgtgtctgtcctgtcctgtgtctgttctgttctatcctgtgtctgtcctgtcctgtgtctgtcctgtgtctgtcctgtcctgtgtctgttctgtcctgtcctgtgtctgtcctgtcctgtgtctgtcctgtctgtcctgtcctgtgtctgtcctgtcctgtgtctgtcctgtgtctgtcctgtgtctgttctgttctatcctgtgtctgtcctgtcctgtgtctgtCCTGTGTCTGAGTCTCACCTTGCCCTCCAGTAGCTGCTGAGGACGTACAAATTGTGGGGAGACAAACTGCTGTTCCCCTGGTCTCTGTATGTTCACCATCGGCCTCCGAGGAGCACCCAGAACCACTAGACAAGAAAACACACTGGAGAGTTAAATGAATGGTGCTCAGGATGTTTTCTACCAATAAGCACAAATCAAACTAGAAAGGTGAAGTTTCAGGAGAAATGTTGTGGTACGTAACAGTAATGAGAGAAAGGGCTGATATTCCTACCTGCAGTCAGGTCAGGCTGTTTATTGGGGACTGGTTGCCCTGAGTCACCAGCAGAGGGCGCTGGCTGCACATCAAAACAGAGCACAAGACAAGTGCTCAGTAATAAACAATCTGTTGCCTGGCACTACATACAAAGACAGTAAATTACAATATCACATTTCCTCTGTTAATTATTTTAGCATTGTTATCTATCTCAATAAGACTAGCCAGGATAAATAAAGCTAAAATAACAATTGGTCCAGTACTTTGGCTGTGTCTGGGAGTGCGGTGGTCTGGTGGTGTTGTCCGTTGAGAGCAGTGTTACTCTCTGTGCTCTGTCCACTCCCAGCACTACGGGTGCTGCCCACACTGCCCGTACTCCCTACACTGTTCCTGTCACCTGCTAGATAGGAccacaggagaggaggatggagagagggagaagagaaagagagagatagaagtgaGGGACATTAAAGACAACCGTGGTGGCTGGACAGCAAGAGGGAGAGCAAAATGAGGTACCTCCCCTCTGTGTCCTTCCAGAGCTCACGtcaacagtcacacacacatccacatgaTTCTAACTGAAGCTGGCACAGGATGGCAGAGGTTGGGGCTGTGGACCCTGTCACTGAGCCAGCCAAGTCATCACAGATCAGGGGGGGTGGCACAGGCCAGGACAGGACGTCATTTGCTGCCATACGAAGCCAAGGGAGATGGTTGCATGGTGGAGCGGAGCTGCAGGCATAGAGCAACAGCAGCCAAGGGTACAGAACTACAGATCTATAGGGGTAAACTACAACTACAGTCCTGCAGTAGGACAGATGAAAGGTCATCCACAATGGAAAATTCCTACAGCGGAGTACACAGGGCACCCATTAAGCTTGCAGTGTCCTGTAGACTGTCGAAATTGTCACTTTTTTTTGGTCACTGGAACAGAGGTTTCCTGGTGGTCCCATCTTGTGGCAGCAGGGAGAGCAGCAGGAGCTATGGGAAGCTCAGTTTGAAGCTGGCACATGACAAAGGTAGAGCATGGGaacaggggacagagacagcCAGCTATTGTCATGGGGGGACAGTGGAGGGACTCTTACCAGTGGTGTGTGAGTTCCTGAGCACCCAGATGTCCTCCTTGGGACAaccaggctgagagaggctgctgGGAGGCCGACCTATCAGACATAACAACACTGTTGGGCCATGGGGGTACCATGGTCCACGGAGCAGCACTGGGGATTGGCTGGGCCTGAGCATGAGAGGGGTTTAGAGGGGGCGAACATAGGTGTCCTTGTGGCCTCACCACGGTTCACAGTGGTGGGGGAGTTGTCTGGCTGGTTAGGGGGCTGAGTACCGTATACAGGTTTCAATGTGCGTCTGTCCTCTGAGTGCATGtataagggtgtgtgtgtatatacctggGTTGGCGCTGAGGCCGATGGTGTGGGGGAGGGCCAGGTGGGGATTGTtgggggtgtacagtgtgtaggAGTCGTCGGTCTGGGGGGCTGAGCTCaggctggaggagaggggggcTCTGGAGAGGAGCTGGTGGCGCTGGGTGGGCAGAGAGGCGTGCCGGGACAGGGTGCCCCCTACAGGGTCAAACAGGtaggacacagacagagaggaggttaaagcAAGCTGATGGTTAGAGGTGGACATTACATGGTATGGATGGAGAGATgctgagggaagaggaggaggaagggatggattGGAAGCATGAGGGATTAGTCCAACCAAGGCAGTCTGGGAAATGGGGTGTTCTCTGGAGGGGCCAACCTGTCATGAAGAGGGGCCACCACTGCTCTTCCAATGCAGTGATGTGTAGCGATACAacctatcagtgtgtgtgtgtgtgtgtgtatgtggagcCAAGGGAGAAACagttccttcaggaagtattcataccccttgacttattccacattttgttgaggcacagcctaaattcaaaatgtattcaatagattttttttaaatctcacccatctatacacaataccccataatgacaaagtgaaaagaatataccggtatatatattttttttgtagtacatttttgtaaatgtattgaaaatgaaatacagaatgaTCTAATTTccataaatattcacacccctgagccaatacatgttagaaatgtctttgtcagtgattacagctgtgagtctttctgggtaagtctctaagagctttacacacctggattgtacaatatttgcaatataaatataaacttcttcaagctctgtcaagttggttgttgatcattgcctaGACAGCCATTGTCATACCTTGCCATAGATTGTCAAGACAATTTAAGTCACAACTGTAACTAGGTCactcaatgtctgcttttatttTTAACACCCAACTACCATTAGGTTCTCTTCTTTGCGAGGCacaggaaaacctccctggtctttgtggttggatctGTGCTTGATATTCACTACTtggctgagggaccttacagataataaAAGTCATGttaacactattattgaacacagagtgagtccatgcaacttattgacttgttaagcacCTTTTTACTCCTGtacgtatttaggcttgccataacaaaggggttgaaaacatttcaacttttcatttTCTATGAATTTGTAAAGATTTCtaaaaacaaaattccactttgacattatggggtattgtgtgtagatcagtgacacaacatTTCAATGTAATActtttaaaattcaggctgtaacaacaaaatgtggaaaaagtaacggggtgtgagtactttctgaaggtacagtAGGTGCAGAGGGACAATTTAAGATGGGTCTCCCGTTCCCCTGATCTTTTGTTGTGGTGACAGACTTGCAGAGAAGACAGAAACCTGTCATTTTTCACTGACTGCAGTGCTGAGTTGCTCCCTGTTCTGTCAAAGCTGCTCCATGAGTGTCACCACGCCAACCTATTCACTCAGGGATTTCTCCCTCTAGTGCACATCAAAGAGGTGGTGTGGGGCGGATTATCTTCTTCTGTGGTGTTAGGTAGGTAACTGACACCTTCTGTTAATCTAACCGGTAATAGAGGTAGACTGCGTGGGTAAGGGTGGGAGTTTTTACATAATGTACAATAGCAGATGACTCCTGCAGTTCCAAGCCATTTCCCTTTCCATTTCTGACTTAATCCTGCATTGTGAGTGTGCTGACATGTCTGGGAGATGAGTGAattagtgtgtgagtgtgtgtgtgagtgagtgtgtgtgtctgtgtgttgatgTTACGACATGCCGGCAGCTGACTCAACAAGCTACGAATCCTCCGTTTGCTGCGGGTGCCACGGTTACGCAATGAAAGAGGCAAATGTCAGAGGGCTCTCTCTCTTTGCCCATTGCTTTCAGATGGGAGTGGGGAATGGCTAATGATTACACTGAACTTAtagggtgtgtgttggtgtgtgtgtgtgtgtgtgtgtgtgcgtgtgcgtgtgtgactgACCTGAGCGTCTGCTGATGACCTCTACAATGTTCGGGGGGAAGTAGCCCACCCGGTCGGTGCCCCTCTGGCTGTCGTGGATGTGCCCCTTCCAGCGCCCGTCCATGTGCTGCTCTAGGACCTGCCAGGCAGCCAATCAAAACAAACATTAAGACGGGTCTAAACCAATCAGATGGCTATTACTACCCAGTGTCTCTCCATATTGAGGCAGGTAGGTCTGTGAGATTCTATAACAACGTGGTGTTATTTCCACTGtttatgtacgtgtgtgtaggaGTGTACCTGACCTGAAGTGTGCAGTTCTGGGACAATGACAGAACGTACATGTTCCAACTTGAAACACATTCTACGTGTTAACAACTTCATCTGTGTATCTATGTCTCTGTATGGTTTGTTTTCATAATGTCAAAGATGTTTTACATAAGTTGGGAGGGTGGTACAAAAGCAGCGCCACAGCCCTGAGATCAACTGTAGTACAATAACAAACCGAGAGAGAGAACCAAAAGGTCAAGCACATAAACAGATGATGACAGTAGTCATGTGTTTCTGATCATGTTCCATTTGTCCACGTGAGCTGCTAAAACCCAGGCCATTGTCTCTGCTCCCTAATTTATCAGCCTTAGTCAGAGGATACAAGCCAAGGGACATTAGGGTTAGGGGGCTGAGGGTATAGGGGAGAACAGGGGTGTTGGGTTGTGTGTCTGGTAAAAGATGTGGGTAGAGGGGGAAATAGCATGTACTGAATGAGCAGGTTTGACAGCAATAGAAAAATACATTGAAATTTACTGACCTGTCCAAGTTGGCAAAACATGTTTTTCTAAAGGCCTAAATTCGCTAAAGGCACACATGCGTAGGATTTATTTTACAATGCATTGTTTTCAATGATAAAAACCCTGCAGGCTCCGACGCCTCGCTCAATTAGAACCAATTTACCCTACATGCTAAATTAGACCAATTCATCCACTTACGGAAACACAACATCGCTATCAGCCTGTCCAATCCTCTTCACCCGCCTTGCTCTGCCCGACCACTTTTTGCGTTTTGGTTCGGCACCGGTCCCCACTAAGATGTCAGCTAACCTTTTGCCCAGTATCTAacatgtacatgtgtgtgtgaggtgtggaaaGGCTAGTTGATGGGAGAGGTGGATGGCCTGAGGGCAAGGTTAATGAATTGTTTCTCTCTGGTATTGAAGCAACCCCCACAGCAGCAGAATAGGCCGACACACTCCCAAGAAGTAAAACAGGCCAGGGTTCATGAGACGAtgacgatgtgtgtgtgtgtgtgagacagtacTAGTAGTAGAGTCATTTCTGAGTGGGAGTGATGGATGAATACCAGGGCCTGTCcctacccgtctctctctctctgggctcaaAGAGAGCCACCCTTCAGATATATACTCTCTCCTTATAAACTAGTTCCCCCTCAGGAATATGGATAGTGAAGTTGTGCACTTTACCCCTAAGGACCTACTGGACCTTGAACTGATAGTTGACATGTACATCAGGTTCAGTACAGTTAACTGATAGATGACATGTACATCAGGTTCAGTACAGTGAACTGATAGATGACATGTACATCAGGTTCAGTACAGTGAACTGATAGATGACATGTACGTCAGGTTCAGTACAGTGAACTGATAGATGACATGTACATCAGGTTCAGTACAGTGAACTGATAGATGACATGTACATCAGGTTCAGTACAGTGAACTGATAGATGACATGTACGTCAGGTTCAGTACAATGAACTGATAGATGACATGTACATCAGGTTCAGTACAGTTAACTGATAGATGACATGTACATCAGGTTCAGTACAGTGAACTGATAGATGACATGTACATCAGGTTCAGTACAGTGAACTGATAGATGACATGTACGTCAGGTTCAGTACAGTGAACTGATAGATGACATGTACATCAGGTTCAGTACAGTGAACTGATAGATGACATGTACATCAGGTTCAGTAGTGAACTGATAGATGACATGTACGTCAGGTTCAGTACAGTGAACTGATAGATGACATGTACATCAGGTTCAGTACAGTGAACTGATAGATGACATGTACGTCAGGTTCAGTACAATGAACTGATAGATGACATGTACATCAGGTTCAGTACAGTTAACTGATAGATGACATGTACATCAGGTTCAGTACAGTGAACTGATAGATGACATGTACATCAGGTTCAGTACAGTGAACTGATAGATGACATGTACGTCAGGTTCAGTACAGTGAACTGATAGATGACATGTACATCAGGTTCAGTACAGTGAACTGATAGATGACATGTACGTCAGGTTCAGTACAGTTAACTGATAGATGACATGTACATCAGGTTCAGTACAGTGAACTGATAGATGACATGTACGTCAGGTTCAGTACAGTGAACTGATAGATGACATGTACGTCAGGTTCAGTACAGTTAACTGATAGATGACATGTACGTCAGGTTCAGTACAGTTAACTGATAGATGACATGTACGTCAGGTTCAGTACAGTGAACTGATAGATGACATGTACGTCAGGTTCAGTACAGTTAACTGATAGATGACATGTACGTCAGGTTCAGTACAGTTAACTGATAGATGACATGTACGTCAGGTTCAGTACAGTTAACTGATAGATGACATGTACGTCAGGTTCAGTACAGTGAACTGATAGATGACATGTACATCAGGTTCAGTACAGTGAACTGATAGATGACATGTACATCAGGTTCAGTACAATGAACTGATAGATGACATGTACATCAGGTTCAGTACAGTGAACTGATAGATGACATGTACATCAGGTTCAATACAGTGAACTGATAGATGACATGTACATCAGGTTCAGTACAGTGAACTGATAGATGACATGTACATCAGGTTCAGTACAGTTAACTGATAGATGACATGTACATCAGGTTCAGTACAGTGAACTGATGGATGACATGTACATCAGGTTCAGTACAGTGAACTGATAGATGACATGTACATCAGGTTCAGTACAGTGAACTGATAGATGACATGTACGTCAGGTTCAGTACAGTGAACTGATAGATGACATGTACATCAGGTTCAGTACAGTTAACTGATAGTTGACATGTACATCAGGTTCAGTACAGTTAACTGATAGATGACATGTACATCAGGTTCAGTACAGTGAACTGATAGATGACATGTACGTCAGGTTCAGTACAGTGCCTAGTGATGGTCTCTACATCCTGTCACAGTCTAcacattttgctgccttacaATTAAGTATTAACTCTGGGGCGTAAAGACACACAATCAAGAcatctttaaaaaatgtttttttttaaatgttctataatttttatttaactttgGGAATGTGgagtaccgtaatttccggactataagccgctactttattcccacgctttgaacctcgcggtttatacaatgacgcggctaatttatggatttttcccgctttcacaagattcatgctgccaaaaaactgagcaccgtcacataatgtgacgtaaatcgagcgtgctcaaacttcccatcattctgattacggtagtcattttgtcaccctcatcatggcaaagacacggagaaatgcatatgatgcagctttcaagttgaaggtgatcgatctggctgttggaaaaggaaatagagctgctgcacgggagcttggccttaatgagtcgatgataagacatggaaacagcagcgtgaggaactgactcagtgtaAAAAGACaacagctttcagagggaagaaaagcagatggcccaaagtatttgcagccactcgacatcagtgtaaattgtgcatttaaggtggcgctccttgttcagtgggaggcttggatgacaattggggagaaatccttcactaaaacgggccgcatgtgaagagcaacttatggtcaagtctgccagtgggtcctgacagcgtggagcattgtcaaaaaatccactatcatcaacgggtttcgaaaggctggactgctgcgtgttgaaggggcagcatgagctcagcggggtaatttgcctccggatgaaagtgacgagagcgacaatgaaaacgatccaacatcggatgaagcaattctgaggctattcaactccgacaccgaaggagatgacttcagtggtttcagtgcacaggaggaggaagatagtgaccaatgactttcttggtaggccactgtttaatttttgttacaagccgtgtttcgtttaaaggctgtgtaaagttcatttgtttcaatgtaccggtaggcacctgcggcttatagacatgtgcggcttatttatgtacaaaatacatctttttttataattcagtgggtgcggtttatattcaggtgcgcttaatagtccagcaattacggtaggtTGTGTTGATCGGTAGGAACAAAATCAAATGTAATCCCTTTTGAGACAACATTTTAAGGCAgtaaaatgtgaagactgtgcaaggACTGTGCAACTGATGGTAAGTTGATCACGTCAAGTAGACCCCATTCATGGACTCATGGGTTGTTTGTTTACCGTCCTACAGTCCAGCGGTTTCCAAACCTTCCTGTAGTCCAGTGGATTCCAAACCTTCCTACAGTCCAGTGGATTTCAAACCTTCCTACAGTCCAGTGGTTTCCAAACCATCCTACAGTCCAGTGGTTTCCAAACCATCCTGTAGTCCAGTGGATTCCAAACCTTCCTATAGTCCAGTGGTTTTCAAACGGTCCTATAGTCCAGTGGTTTCCAAACCTTCCTATAGTCCAGTGGTTTTCAAACCTTCCTATAGTCCAGTGGTTTCCAAACCTTCCTATAGTCCAGTGGTTTTCCTTCCTATAAAGTGGTTTTCAAACCTTCCTATAGTCCAGTGGTTTCCCTCCTATAGTCCAGTGGTTTCCAAACCTTCCTATAGTCCAGTGGTTTCAAACCTTCCTATAGTCCAGTGGTTTTCAAACCTTCCTATAGTCCAGTGGTTTTCAAACCTTCCTATAGTCCAGTGGTTTTCAAACCTTCCTATAGTCCAGTGGTTTCCAAACCTTCCTATAGTCCAGTGGTTTCCAAACCTTCCTATAGTCCAGTGGTTTCCAAACCTTCCTATAGTCCAGTGGTTTCCAAACCTTCCTACAGTCCAGTGGTTTTCAAACCTTCCTATAGTCCAGTGGTTTTCAAACCTTCCTATAGTCCAGTGGTTTCCAAACCTTCCTATAGTCCAGTGGTTTCAAACCTTCCTAAACCAAACCGTCCTATAGTCCAGTGGTTTTCAAACCAGTGGTTTTAAACCTTCCTATAGTCCAGTGGTTTTCAAACCGTCCTACAGTCCAGTGGTTTTCAAACCTTCCTATAGTCCAGCGGTTTCCAAACCTTCCTATAGTCCAGTGGTTTCCAAACCTTCCTATAGTCCAGTGGTTTTTAAACCTTCCTATAGTCCAGCGGTTTCCAAACCTTCCTATAGTCCAGTGGTTTCCAAACCTTCCTATAGTCCAGTGGTTTTTCAAACCAGTGGTTTCCCTTCCTACAGTCCAGTGGTTTTCAAACCTTCCTACAGTCCAGTGGTTTTCAAACCGTCCTACAGTCCAGTGGTTTTCAAACTGTCCTATAGTCCAGTGGTTTTCAAACCTTCCTACAGTCCAGTGGTTTTCAAACTGTCCTATAGTCCAGTGGTTTTCAAACCTTCCTATAGTCCAGTGGTTTCTAAATCTTCCTATAGCTACCAAAACACCTGTTAGAGAGGATGAGCCTGACAGTTCACAGGGAAAACACACCTGTCCTAACAGACAACATGGGGTTTTCAAACGGTTGGTGGTTTTAAACAGTCCAGTGTCCAGGGAACAACACTGCAATGCCAGCTGAGGCACATCTGAGGAGTTACAGACAGCAAatagagggttgtgtgtgtgtgtgtgttcctgcagcCTACCATGATGACATCCCCGGCCCG contains:
- the LOC115110910 gene encoding caskin-2-like isoform X3: MGKEQDLLQAVKTGDLPSTQKLLAKLKASRNKLLGSTKRLNVNYQDGDGFSALHHAALTGTTDLLSVLLEAQATVDIKDRNGMRPLHYAAWQGKADSVLMLLRAGAGVNGVSQDGHIPLHLAAQYGHYDVSEMLLQHQSNPCLINKTKKTPLDLACEFGRVKVAQLLLSSNMVVALLEGNSKEPADSGFNTPLHLAARNGHKDIIRLLLKAGIDINRATKAGTALHEAALYGKTEVVRQLLEAGIDVNIRNTYNQTALDMVNQFTTSHASKDIKQLLRGVLQVRALKDYWNIHDPTALNIRAGDVIMVLEQHMDGRWKGHIHDSQRGTDRVGYFPPNIVEVISRRSGGTLSRHASLPTQRHQLLSRAPLSSSLSSAPQTDDSYTLYTPNNPHLALPHTIGLSANPGRPPSSLSQPGCPKEDIWVLRNSHTTAGDRNSVGSTGSVGSTRSAGSGQSTESNTALNGQHHQTTALPDTAKPAPSAGDSGQPVPNKQPDLTAVVLGAPRRPMVNIQRPGEQQFVSPQFVRPQQLLEGKDAEAIYQWLSDFQLEQYTGNFITAGYDVPTISRMTPEDLTAIGVTKPGHRKKISIEIGNLSIPEWLPEYIPADLGEWLSTIGLPQYQRKLSENGYDSISIVRDLTWEDLQEIGITKLGHQKKMMLAVKKLCDIQRAILAAESGQGTLRRKPPGALHLVTIEPPDSASDCPSPHTPKMLTFQDSELSAELQTAMSSHYQEGLAFKSAVGMSRSQESIDARSRGSGRSQDPPTASITPHSLSQESLGSSSTSTSLSADSSPAKERNIPEGWDQRSILQQQLPKQVPLGAATVFQYPAIPAKPKGPGSHSLGSSPQGSPAQRGFSYLHSHCGSTDLGHGSPTKPLAHTYHAMTLAPPKKRSQSLTRYALSDGEPDEEDDDLAPPSSTLESYATLTRRPGRSQLAGMQITPVKYGTVGRSQSFAVRARKKGPPPAPPKRLSSVSSSLSVGSTENMAPSPGGVETDSPGSVRSIAACLEASTEGKSLSRPRLDLLQPEPPLPSLNPSGLEPREASAGMRRRVQSECVPAQTDIQDHYPDPERGVKSDSEDEEPKTPGLDGSSSPHNSSSECIPFAEEGNLTIKQRPKVGGPPRAESTVEIPADKNGPTKTALEVPEFNLKESDTVKRRYKPKDHAGSSPTSDSEGQIGSDSSPGSRPQFQSCEEVSLVSLRISEASLEGLENLAVTGTPLKPPVSPKPHSSHGPPVTAPKPSRHSLAAATAIVPPTMTVNVVQSLAFSAPPSPTPSRCPPAPGPQCQAAQTGKPQVCVVGPGPGVESGPGLEVVQQQRLEQTSTSLEAALQAVERKLTQEDSTDGGDNTVKSTGNILDDIGNMFDDLADQLDAMLD
- the LOC115110910 gene encoding caskin-2-like isoform X2, giving the protein MGKEQDLLQAVKTGDLPSTQKLLAKLKASRNKLLGSTKRLNVNYQDGDGFSALHHAALTGTTDLLSVLLEAQATVDIKDRNGMRPLHYAAWQGKADSVLMLLRAGAGVNGVSQDGHIPLHLAAQYGHYDVSEMLLQHQSNPCLINKTKKTPLDLACEFGRVKVAQLLLSSNMVVALLEGNSKEPADSGFNTPLHLAARNGHKDIIRLLLKAGIDINRATKAGTALHEAALYGKTEVVRQLLEAGIDVNIRNTYNQTALDMVNQFTTSHASKDIKQLLRDATGVLQVRALKDYWNIHDPTALNIRAGDVIMVLEQHMDGRWKGHIHDSQRGTDRVGYFPPNIVEVISRRSGGTLSRHASLPTQRHQLLSRAPLSSSLSSAPQTDDSYTLYTPNNPHLALPHTIGLSANPGRPPSSLSQPGCPKEDIWVLRNSHTTGDRNSVGSTGSVGSTRSAGSGQSTESNTALNGQHHQTTALPDTAKPAPSAGDSGQPVPNKQPDLTAVVLGAPRRPMVNIQRPGEQQFVSPQFVRPQQLLEGKDAEAIYQWLSDFQLEQYTGNFITAGYDVPTISRMTPEDLTAIGVTKPGHRKKISIEIGNLSIPEWLPEYIPADLGEWLSTIGLPQYQRKLSENGYDSISIVRDLTWEDLQEIGITKLGHQKKMMLAVKKLCDIQRAILAAESGQGTLRRKPPGALHLVTIEPPDSASDCPSPHTPKMLTFQDSELSAELQTAMSSHYQEGLAFKSAVGMSRSQESIDARSRGSGRSQDPPTASITPHSLSQESLGSSSTSTSLSADSSPAKERNIPEGWDQRSILQQQLPKQVPLGAATVFQYPAIPAKPKGPGSHSLGSSPQGSPAQRGFSYLHSHCGSTDLGHGSPTKPLAHTYHAMTLAPPKKRSQSLTRYALSDGEPDEEDDDLAPPSSTLESYATLTRRPGRSQLAGMQITPVKYGTVGRSQSFAVRARKKGPPPAPPKRLSSVSSSLSVGSTENMAPSPGGVETDSPGSVRSIAACLEASTEGKSLSRPRLDLLQPEPPLPSLNPSGLEPREASAGMRRRVQSECVPAQTDIQDHYPDPERGVKSDSEDEEPKTPGLDGSSSPHNSSSECIPFAEEGNLTIKQRPKVGGPPRAESTVEIPADKNGPTKTALEVPEFNLKESDTVKRRYKPKDHAGSSPTSDSEGQIGSDSSPGSRPQFQSCEEVSLVSLRISEASLEGLENLAVTGTPLKPPVSPKPHSSHGPPVTAPKPSRHSLAAATAIVPPTMTVNVVQSLAFSAPPSPTPSRCPPAPGPQCQAAQTGKPQVCVVGPGPGVESGPGLEVVQQQRLEQTSTSLEAALQAVERKLTQEDSTDGGDNTVKSTGNILDDIGNMFDDLADQLDAMLD